Within the Catalinimonas niigatensis genome, the region GTTGGCAAATCCTGAGGGTAAGTTGGCAGCAGGGTTGTTGCCTGTATCAGGAGCAGGGTCATCTTCCGATTGGCAGGCGATAAGCAAACAGGCCAAAGCAATCATGATTTTGGATAGACTTTTCATAGGATGGGTACTTCTGGATTTGAAAGTTAGTAGTAAGGTTCTATGAGGTAAATAGAAGTAACCCAGGGAAAGTCATCAGGCACTTGTAAATTTTTCTGTATTCATACAAGAAACTGATTTGGTAATTATGTTCTGTCACCTCAAAGATAAGAATTAGGGCTATGGCAAATAGTAAGTAGTTGAGCATAAATAATAAGATGTATATTTGATGTAAAATATTGATATTCAGTACTTTATGTTTGTGTGAAAAAGTGCGGTTGGTTAAAACTCTTTAGGACATGTTTGCATAGGGTGTCATGATATTTTGTCAAAATGATAGCGACAAGCATCAGTTGTAAAAATGCAATCAAAGACTCTATCTTTTTTCGTAGCCACCTGGTGCGGACTAATTCGTGCGATAAGTCTTTAATTCTTAGGCAACCCGGAACGGGGTTCCCGGTAGCTCACCTCCAACACTTTCAGTTCTTTTGTATAGTATTTTTTGAAGTTAGCCTTTGTGTTGTTAATCTAAAGGGCAACCCGTTTCCGTTTATTTTTCCTGGTTTTCTGCCTCTGTATACCTGGTTTGGTGTGAGGTATCGCAGTCAACCACGTGGATATTTATAGTTGTAGATATAAATGGCTCGTACTATAACGCATTAGCAAAGTCTAATCTCAGCCAGTGCTCCAGACATAGGCTGGGTCCCCTGAAAAATTAATTTTCCTCAGAAAGTAGTCGTGTCAATAGATTCCTGCAAGCTCTTAAAAGCTGTGCCTTCACTCCCCAATTAGGTAACCCACTCAAGCAGGCTGCGTAAGGTCCTTCTCATCTTCCACCGTAGCTCTGCATCGACTACAAGGGAATAATTAAAAATGCTAAACACCGGATCGTATTTAAATGTCCGCCCAAATACTTACACATAAAAAAAGGTGAAAATTTTACTCATTGCTAAAAAAATGATGTATCAACTAAATTAATTAAGTACAATCTTTATCTAAGAAATAAGACTTTTTTTAGTGTTTTAAGTGCCTTTTTTCTAAAAAATAATTACTCGTCTTCTTTTTTATACATCCTAACCCAAGCTGGTTTTACTTATTTTTCCTTCAAAATAATGCCGTAGGATTTCTTCCAGCCCGCAAACATAAGTAACACTAATATTGCGGGATTAGAAATATAAGTTCTTTAGATAGGAAGAGTTACTATGAAAAAGTGTTTGTCGCTTGCATTTCTGTTATGTGTATTTGTCCAGAGTTATGCCAAAATCCCTAATGGACTTACTCTGCCTGAACTTGTTGCATATCGAACAGGACTAAAAGAGCATATACAGTTTAGTGTCAGTAGTACATTGGCGGTTGACACTGATAGTGATGGAGTGGATGATCTTACTGATCAGGATGATGACAATGATGGAATCCTGGACATGGCAGAAGCCGTGGGCGGGAATAATCCTGTGGGAGATGCAGATGGCGATGGTATACCAAACTACATGGATGTTGTTCAAGGCCTTGGGAGCGGAGATGGTTCCCAGACAGATTATACGGATAGCAATGGTAATGGTATACCTGATGTATATGATATAGATGGAGATGGGCTTGCCAATCATCTGGACCTGGATAGTGACAATGATGGTATTCCTGACAACATAGAAGCACAGACTACCTTAGGATATTTGGTGCCTAATACAGATAATGCCGCTACCTATATAGCCAATCATGGGTTGAACTCAGCCTACACCATCGGTGGAGGATACAGCAGAGAGGGCATCCTTCCTATTGACACAGATGGCGATGCCCCCGAAAACCGCCCTGATTACCTGGATACCAACAGCGATAACGAAGGCGAAATAGATACCAAAGAAGCGGGCTTTGTAGTAGCTTCCAGCAGTAGCGATGTGGATCATGATGGCTTGCTGGATGCGTATGAGCGTGGCACGCCCAATGATGGCTATGTACCCAATGATGGCATCACCAATCCCTCTGTGATTTTTACAGATAGTGACAGCGATGTAAATTCCGGAGGAGATGTCAACTACCGCGATGATGTTAACGATTCTCCCGGAATCATGTGCGGCCCGGTCAGTACCTTGTACCAGACGGTAGGTAACAGCAGTACAGGCAAGTCTGAAGTGTATCGGTACAATCCCTTTTTGCAGCAATACCTGAAAGTCGGTGAATTAGAAGGCGCGAGCAATAGTTCTGCGAGTAACTCCGCTTACAATGCAGTTACCCAATACGTCTACTCTTACGACAATGGAGGTAAGACATTAAGAGTCTATGATCCTGCTGATGACTTTACTTTTGTAGGCGAAATTACCATCACCGGAACTACCCAGAATTTCAATAATGTATTATTTGCCCAGGATAACCTGCTGGGATTTATTGTAAATAACAGGATTATCAAGTTTGATGTAAGTGCAATCACTTCATATCCAGCTACGGTGAGCGTTACAGAAATACCCGTCACAGGCACCTTTTCCTCTGCTGCAGATTATGCATTGTTAGGAGATTATGTATATGGAGCTTCCAATGCAAGTCCCGCCCGTTTGGTTAAGGTACATGTAAATACCGGAGTTTCTGTCCGGTTTGACCTGACTTTAGCCAATAATACGACCAACAATGATGCCCTTGGAACTACTTACGGAGCTGCATGGCAGGACAGGTTTGGTAACTTTTATACCTTCAACAATACCAATGGCGATATCTACAAGATTACCGATGTAGCCAATGCTACCAATGGAACGGCGCTAACCAAAATTTTGCTGGCTGCTCCGTCTGGACAAAATGATGGGTTTGGTTGTGAGCTCAACCCCGACCCTCTGGACTGGGATGGAGATACGTATAGTGACGATATAGACTTAGATGATGATAACGATGGTATCCTTGATACAGATGAAGATGCCAATACCGATGGTGATGACGATCCGCTGACCGAATTCACAGATACCGATGGTGATAACATCCCGGATGCCTACGACCTTGACTCTGACGGAGATGGCATACCTGATAACGTGGAGGCACAAACTACTGCTGGCTATATTGCTCCCAGTGGTATTTATACTAATGGCTTGGATAATGCTTATGTAGGTGGCCTTACTCCAATAAACACGGATGCCGCTTTCCCTAACTCCGATTTGATACCGGATTATCTGGATGTAGATTCGGATAATGATGGGATTTATGATGTCGTAGAGGCCAATCTGGTGCTTTCAGGCAGAGACTACGATGGAGACGGACTTGATAACAACATAGATACCGTAGTAGGCCTGGATGATCCCAATGGTATTGTCAATGATCCTGGTGCTTTGCCCAACTCAGATGGGATCAACGATATTGATGTCAGAGATGCCAGAGACAGCGATGGAGATGGGATTCAGGACGTATCGGATGATGATGATGACAATGATGGTATTCCTGATACAGAAGAAGTAAGTGGGGGCTATGATCCACTGGGGGATGCCGACAGAGATGGGGCACCTAACTTTGCAGATGTAAGCCAGGGAGTGGGGAGCGGAGATGGCTCCAGCACTGACTATACAGATAGCAACAGCAATGGAGTTCCGGATGTATTTGATGTGGATGGAGACGGAATAGTGAACCATCTGGACCTGGATAGCGACAACGATGGTATCTATGATGCTGTGGAAGCAGCTCACGGGCAGGCACAGACAGGAGGCAGAGTGAATGGCAGTGTAGGAGCAGATGGCTTGCCCGATGTTGTGCAAAATGCCGACAACGATCCGATCAATTATATCCTTGCCGATTCAGAAACCACTCCTGATGGTACCGCAGACTTCCTGGAAAGAGATGCGGATGGCGATGGCTGTAATGACGTAAGAGAAGCAGGTTTTACCGATGATGATGACAATGGCTTTCCCGGTGCAGGTACTTTTGGCGCAGGACTTTTGGTGAATATCAATGGTGTGGTTACTTCCGGCAGTGATGGTTATACTACTCCAAATGCTAACTACACAAACGATGCTGTTAAGATCGCCTGTAACAGAGCACCCACTTCTGCCAATAAAACGTTGTCTGCCAGTGAAGATACGCCTCTGCTGGTATCCGCTGCTGACCTGGGTTATAATGATCCTGATGGCGATGTGCTCAGCAAAATTACCATCAATACTGTACCTGCTCCTGGAACCCTCTTCCTGGACGCTGATACTGATGGAATAGTAGATGCGGGCGAAGCACTGTCTGACAATGACGAAATCACCAAAGCCCAATTGGATGCCGGTTTACTGAAGTTTTTGTCAGCTGAGCATGGCAATGGCACAGGCTATACTGCTTTCACTTTTACGGTCAATGATAGCTTTACAGATGCAGTGAGCTCCAGTACCATCACCTTTGATGTGGCGGCCGTAAATGACGCCCCTACCTCAGCGAATAAAACCCTGACAAGCGATGAAGATGTAGTTCTGACAATTGCCGCCACCGACCTGGGCTATGCCGATGTGGACAATGATGCTCTGGGCAAGATTACCATCCCGCAGATTCCAACTACAGGAACCTTATTCCTGGATGCTGACGATGATGGAGTGATAGATGCCAGTGAAATCCTGTCCAATACAGATGAAGTGAGCAAAGCAGACCTGGATGCCAGCAGGCTGAAATATCTACCAGCAGCCAACGGCAATGGCGCAGCTTATGCAAGTTTCAACTTCATCGTAAATGATGGTACAGCGGATGCAGCAAGCTTCAGTACAATTACTTTCAACATTACAGCAATCAATAATGCACCTACGGCGGACAACGAAAGCGTGACCACTGATGAAGATACAGGCTATACTTTTACTGCAGGAGATTTCTCAGCCCATTATGGTGATATAGAAAATGATGCCTTTGATGGTATCAGGATTACTGGCTTGCCTACAGCCGGTAGCTTAAAGCTTGCTGGAGTAGATATTGTGTTGAATGATGAGATTAGCCTGTCTGATTTTACAAATGGTGATCTGGTATTTACACCAGCAGCCAATCAGCATGGCGCACCTTATGCCACCTTTACCTTTCAGGTGAAAGATGATGGAGATGCTTTTAGCACAGATTATACTCTGACTGTAAATGTCACTGCAGTGGGTGATGCACCGATTAGTGCTGATCATACCATCTCGACTGATGAGGACATGGCTTACACTTTTGCAAATCCTGACTTTTCTTTCAGCGATGTCTCCGACGTAGACAATTTTGCTTCGGTCATCATCAGTAGTTTGCCTGCCCAGGGAACTTTGTACTACAATGGAGTAGCGGTAAGCCAAATGGATGTGACCAGCGAAACTGCTTTTGCTGATCGTACATTATTCAGTTTCACAGCGGAAGAAAATGCTAACGGTACTGCTTACACCTCTTTTGGATTTAAAGTCTTAGATGATGCAGGAGATGTCAGCGTTCTTCATACCATCACGGTAGATGTCAATGCAGTAAATGACGCACCCACACTGAGCATGGTAAATAAACCTGCGGCCCAGGCAAAAGTGACCAACTTCTCTGCTGCCGATTTTACGGATCAGTTCAGTGATGTAGAGGGTGATGTGCTGACCAAAATTCAGATCGTAAGTCTGCCTGACGATGGGACTTTACAATTGAATGGCGTAGATGTAGTCCTCAACGATGAAATTGCTATCGCGGATCTGTCAAATCTGACTTTCACTCCGCATGCTGTGTTTACGGGAACCACTACGTTTGGCTGGAAAGCTTTTGATGGGACCGCTTATTCGGTCAGCGCTGCGCAGGTAAGTATGAATGTAGTACCCCAGCAGTCTCCGGTACTGACCAATTCGCCTAAAGCGGGTCAGGAAGATGAGAGCCTGGCGTTTGCCGCCACAGATTTTAGCAGCCATTTCAGCGATGGAGATGGCGATCCTTTGACCAAAATACAGATCACTACTCTGCCAGACCATGGTACGCTCTACCTGAATGGTGTAGTGATCAACGCCAATACCGAAATTGCCGTAGCCGACTTAGACCTGCTAACTTTTGTGCCGGATGCAGATTTTAACGGATCTACTTCCTTCATATGGAAAGCCCATGATGGATTCCAGTACTCTGATGTAGACGCCAAGGTTGAACTGACAGTCTCTGCCGTACAGGATAAGCCAGTGGTAGGTGAAGTCCCTAAAACCGGAAAAGAAGACGAAGAGATCACCTTTTCGGCTACAGATTTTCCAGCGCACTTCAGTGATGCTGACGGTGAAAGTCTGGCTAAAATCCAGATCATCAGCTTGCCTGAAAACGGTACGCTGCTGCTCAATGGAGTGGTTGTAGCAGTCAACGATGAAATTCCTGCGGCTCAGCTAAACCAGCTTGTCTTTTCACCTGATGAAAATTATAGTGGAACCACCAGTTTCTCCTGGAAAGGAAGCGATGGCACCGACTATGCTGAAAATACAGCTACAGTAAATATTGAAGTGGAAGCGGTAGCAGACGGAGTACCTGTCGCAACTCCGGCCACCTTTGAAATGGATGAAGGTGCTACGCTTAGCCAAGGAGCATTGGCAGTGTATGTGACCGATCCTGAAGGAAGCGGCATCAGTTTTTCCACGGTGCCTGTTGTTGCTCCTGCCCATGGTACGCTTGTACTTCATAGCGATGGTACATTCACCTACACGCCGCAGGCTGGATATGTAGGAGAAGATAGTTTTACCTATGAGGTTTGCGATCACAGTACGCCTGCGCAATGCATATCCGGTACCGTAAAGATCAGCGTAGGGAAGGAAAATCCGGCAGACAGTGATAGCGATCAGGATGGTATTCCTGATGCTGTGGAGATAGGTAGCGATCCTGCTCATCCGCTGGATACTGATGGTGACGGGACACCTGACTTTCAGGATACGGACAGTGACAACGATGGCATTCCCGATAGCAGGGAAGCAGGAAGCCAGCCGGAACATCCTGTAGATACTGACGGTGATGGTGTACCAGATACGCTGGATACGGACAGTGATGGGGATGGTATCACCGATCATGCAGAAGCAGGAACAGACCCTGCTCATCCGGTGGATAGTGATAATGATGGCATACCCGATTATCTGGAAACCGACAGCGACGATGATGGTATTCCTGACGCAGTAGAGGTAGGTGCTCATGCTGCTCAGCCTCGGGATACTGACGGTGACGGTATACCAGATTTTCAGGATAAGGATAGCGACAATGACGGTATCCCTGATGCCATAGAATTTGGCAACAATCCTGCCCAGCCTCTGGATACGGATGGCGACGGTATTCCTGACTATCAGGATACAGATAGTGATGGTGATGGATTGCCTGATTCCTTTGAAGCAGGGGCAAACCCTGAGCAGCCTGTAGATACTGACAAGGACGGTATTCCGGACATGAGAGAAGTAGATAGCGACAATGATGGCGTTCCGGATGCGACCGAAGTCGGAAGTGATCCGAACCACCCCCGCGACCTGGATGGAGATGGTATACCTGATTTTCAGGAAACCGACAGCGACGGCGACGGCATTGCGGATAATGAGGAAGATGTGATCGTCATCTACAAAGGCTTTTCGCCCAACAATGACGGCAAAAACGAGCTGTGGCTGATAGATGGCATTGAGAACTATCCTGACAATACTGTACAGATTTTCAATCGCTGGGGCAATAAGGTGTATGAAGTCAAAGGGTATAATAACCGGGATCGTGCCTGGAGCAGTGAGTCTTCTCTCGGTCTGGTCCTTGGCGACGCTCAAGTACCTGACGGCACCTACTTCTATATTATTGATTTAAAGGATGGTAAACAGGCCCGCAAAGGCTACATCACCGTACACCGCTAATCCACTAAGTAAATGACTAAGATAAATATGAAGTGCTTAATACAGTGGGGTTTGTCTGTATGCCTGATCTTTGCCTCAGTAGTGATGAGCTATGGGCAGCAGCAGGCTATGTATACGCAGTATATGTTTAATGGCCTGGCCATCAACCCTGCCTATGCCGGAAGCCAGGAAACCTTAAGTCTGACGGCTTTGGGCCGGGAGCAGTGGATGGGATTGGAAGGTGCACCCAGCAGCCAGACTTTCTCAGCCCATGCACCTCTGAACAACAGAAAAATAGCGCTGGGTTTACTTTTGACCCATGACGAGATCGGCGTGACCAACCAGTATGGAGCGTATGCGATTTATGCCTATCGCATCAAGTTTTCAAAAGGAACATTGTCCACAGGTTTACAGGCTGGATTTAACTCATATCGTGCCAATTTCAGTCAGGTGTTTGTGCCACAGGATGGTGATGGTTCTTTTACCAGCGATGATCTGCGCTCTTTTTTACCCAACTTCGGAGCCGGAGCGTATTACAGCAATAGCCGCTTTTACGCAGGCTTCTCTTTGCCGCTCTTACTCACCAATGCCTACCCCGGCGAAGAAGGTTCTCTGGCCAAGCAGTACCGGCATTGGTTCCTGTCATCCGGCTATGTGTTTGACCTGAGCAGCCAGCTGAAGCTGAAGCCAAATCTGTTGATCAAAGCAGTGGAGGGCGCGCCTCTTGAAGTGGATATCAATGCCAATTTGCTCATCAAAGAGCTGGTTTGGGTAGGGGTCTCCTATCGCTCGCTGGATGCGCTGAGCTTTTTGCTGGAGTTTGAAGTTACACCTCAGTTCCGGTTTGGTTATGCCTATGATCATGCCCTGACGGAAATGCAGACTGTACAGAACGGTACGCACGAATTGATGCTGAACTACCGCTTCATGAAGAAAGATAAAAAAATGCTTACCCCTCGTTATTTCTAAATAACAT harbors:
- a CDS encoding tandem-95 repeat protein, coding for MKKCLSLAFLLCVFVQSYAKIPNGLTLPELVAYRTGLKEHIQFSVSSTLAVDTDSDGVDDLTDQDDDNDGILDMAEAVGGNNPVGDADGDGIPNYMDVVQGLGSGDGSQTDYTDSNGNGIPDVYDIDGDGLANHLDLDSDNDGIPDNIEAQTTLGYLVPNTDNAATYIANHGLNSAYTIGGGYSREGILPIDTDGDAPENRPDYLDTNSDNEGEIDTKEAGFVVASSSSDVDHDGLLDAYERGTPNDGYVPNDGITNPSVIFTDSDSDVNSGGDVNYRDDVNDSPGIMCGPVSTLYQTVGNSSTGKSEVYRYNPFLQQYLKVGELEGASNSSASNSAYNAVTQYVYSYDNGGKTLRVYDPADDFTFVGEITITGTTQNFNNVLFAQDNLLGFIVNNRIIKFDVSAITSYPATVSVTEIPVTGTFSSAADYALLGDYVYGASNASPARLVKVHVNTGVSVRFDLTLANNTTNNDALGTTYGAAWQDRFGNFYTFNNTNGDIYKITDVANATNGTALTKILLAAPSGQNDGFGCELNPDPLDWDGDTYSDDIDLDDDNDGILDTDEDANTDGDDDPLTEFTDTDGDNIPDAYDLDSDGDGIPDNVEAQTTAGYIAPSGIYTNGLDNAYVGGLTPINTDAAFPNSDLIPDYLDVDSDNDGIYDVVEANLVLSGRDYDGDGLDNNIDTVVGLDDPNGIVNDPGALPNSDGINDIDVRDARDSDGDGIQDVSDDDDDNDGIPDTEEVSGGYDPLGDADRDGAPNFADVSQGVGSGDGSSTDYTDSNSNGVPDVFDVDGDGIVNHLDLDSDNDGIYDAVEAAHGQAQTGGRVNGSVGADGLPDVVQNADNDPINYILADSETTPDGTADFLERDADGDGCNDVREAGFTDDDDNGFPGAGTFGAGLLVNINGVVTSGSDGYTTPNANYTNDAVKIACNRAPTSANKTLSASEDTPLLVSAADLGYNDPDGDVLSKITINTVPAPGTLFLDADTDGIVDAGEALSDNDEITKAQLDAGLLKFLSAEHGNGTGYTAFTFTVNDSFTDAVSSSTITFDVAAVNDAPTSANKTLTSDEDVVLTIAATDLGYADVDNDALGKITIPQIPTTGTLFLDADDDGVIDASEILSNTDEVSKADLDASRLKYLPAANGNGAAYASFNFIVNDGTADAASFSTITFNITAINNAPTADNESVTTDEDTGYTFTAGDFSAHYGDIENDAFDGIRITGLPTAGSLKLAGVDIVLNDEISLSDFTNGDLVFTPAANQHGAPYATFTFQVKDDGDAFSTDYTLTVNVTAVGDAPISADHTISTDEDMAYTFANPDFSFSDVSDVDNFASVIISSLPAQGTLYYNGVAVSQMDVTSETAFADRTLFSFTAEENANGTAYTSFGFKVLDDAGDVSVLHTITVDVNAVNDAPTLSMVNKPAAQAKVTNFSAADFTDQFSDVEGDVLTKIQIVSLPDDGTLQLNGVDVVLNDEIAIADLSNLTFTPHAVFTGTTTFGWKAFDGTAYSVSAAQVSMNVVPQQSPVLTNSPKAGQEDESLAFAATDFSSHFSDGDGDPLTKIQITTLPDHGTLYLNGVVINANTEIAVADLDLLTFVPDADFNGSTSFIWKAHDGFQYSDVDAKVELTVSAVQDKPVVGEVPKTGKEDEEITFSATDFPAHFSDADGESLAKIQIISLPENGTLLLNGVVVAVNDEIPAAQLNQLVFSPDENYSGTTSFSWKGSDGTDYAENTATVNIEVEAVADGVPVATPATFEMDEGATLSQGALAVYVTDPEGSGISFSTVPVVAPAHGTLVLHSDGTFTYTPQAGYVGEDSFTYEVCDHSTPAQCISGTVKISVGKENPADSDSDQDGIPDAVEIGSDPAHPLDTDGDGTPDFQDTDSDNDGIPDSREAGSQPEHPVDTDGDGVPDTLDTDSDGDGITDHAEAGTDPAHPVDSDNDGIPDYLETDSDDDGIPDAVEVGAHAAQPRDTDGDGIPDFQDKDSDNDGIPDAIEFGNNPAQPLDTDGDGIPDYQDTDSDGDGLPDSFEAGANPEQPVDTDKDGIPDMREVDSDNDGVPDATEVGSDPNHPRDLDGDGIPDFQETDSDGDGIADNEEDVIVIYKGFSPNNDGKNELWLIDGIENYPDNTVQIFNRWGNKVYEVKGYNNRDRAWSSESSLGLVLGDAQVPDGTYFYIIDLKDGKQARKGYITVHR
- a CDS encoding PorP/SprF family type IX secretion system membrane protein, translating into MKCLIQWGLSVCLIFASVVMSYGQQQAMYTQYMFNGLAINPAYAGSQETLSLTALGREQWMGLEGAPSSQTFSAHAPLNNRKIALGLLLTHDEIGVTNQYGAYAIYAYRIKFSKGTLSTGLQAGFNSYRANFSQVFVPQDGDGSFTSDDLRSFLPNFGAGAYYSNSRFYAGFSLPLLLTNAYPGEEGSLAKQYRHWFLSSGYVFDLSSQLKLKPNLLIKAVEGAPLEVDINANLLIKELVWVGVSYRSLDALSFLLEFEVTPQFRFGYAYDHALTEMQTVQNGTHELMLNYRFMKKDKKMLTPRYF